The following are from one region of the Paenibacillus antri genome:
- a CDS encoding carbohydrate ABC transporter permease, whose product MAVSSSTIVKGRFDWGGLALYAFLTVLALFMLAPLVYMVSTAFKPISELFLFPPRFFVMNPTLKNFHNLLLASGTSFVPFTRYAFNSVVVSLGIVVGGVLISAMAAYPLSKHVDMPFRKSIFNVVILALMFAPQVTQIPQYLVINKLGLMNTYFALVIPYLAYPVGLFLMKQFLDQIPDALLEAGKMDGAKEWTIFWKIVMPLLKPAWSTLALFVFVAAWNDPWSSAVYTTTEDMKSLPYALTTINGGTANAIATAGTLGAASLLMIVPTVLVFVVTQKMVLETMAHSGIKE is encoded by the coding sequence ATGGCCGTATCGTCTTCTACGATCGTGAAGGGAAGGTTCGACTGGGGCGGTCTCGCGCTCTACGCATTCCTTACCGTATTGGCGTTGTTTATGCTGGCGCCGCTCGTCTACATGGTGTCGACCGCGTTCAAGCCGATCTCGGAGCTGTTCTTGTTTCCGCCCCGATTTTTCGTCATGAACCCGACGTTGAAAAATTTCCATAACCTGCTGCTCGCGTCGGGCACGTCCTTCGTGCCGTTCACCCGGTATGCGTTCAACAGCGTCGTCGTGTCGCTCGGCATCGTCGTCGGCGGGGTGCTCATCTCCGCGATGGCGGCATATCCGCTAAGCAAGCACGTCGACATGCCGTTCCGGAAGTCGATCTTTAACGTCGTCATTCTGGCGCTCATGTTCGCCCCGCAGGTGACGCAAATTCCGCAGTATTTGGTCATTAACAAGCTGGGCCTCATGAATACGTATTTCGCCTTGGTCATCCCGTATCTCGCGTATCCCGTCGGGTTGTTCCTCATGAAGCAGTTCTTGGACCAGATCCCGGACGCGCTGCTCGAGGCGGGCAAGATGGACGGAGCGAAGGAATGGACGATCTTCTGGAAAATCGTCATGCCGCTTCTCAAGCCGGCCTGGTCGACGCTCGCGTTGTTCGTCTTCGTCGCCGCGTGGAACGATCCTTGGTCGTCCGCGGTGTATACGACGACGGAGGACATGAAGTCGCTGCCGTACGCGCTGACGACGATCAACGGCGGCACCGCGAACGCGATCGCGACGGCGGGCACGCTCGGAGCGGCAAGCCTGCTCATGATCGTCCCGACAGTCCTCGTCTTCGTCGTCACGCAGAAGATGGTGCTCGAGACGATGGCCCATTCGGGGATAAAGGAGTGA
- a CDS encoding NHL repeat-containing protein — MRRYLRAAIVVLLGCAMLPISASADSPYEGYIYDSLRNTPQSINGYLYQDSIDGYDLETGPFVEPSDIFVAEDDTFYIADTGNNRIVRMDGDRNVISVVAPEEGEGKLSSPKGVYVTEEGELYVADTGNQRIARFDSYGRYVGQYSKPDSPLLETGFTFSPSKVVFDKRGYLFAVSEGAHQGLVQLRPDGSFAGFFGANHVEFSWTRLLVRYIATKEQRDQLASVRPPEFSNLFLDREGFIYTTTFGIRANQIKRLSAVGVDILNLNESRRYGDYRMPVERWSSLFEAFVDVSVDANGVITAIDQTTGKAFQYDQLGNLLFVFGGLGNQNGLFMTPSAIDSMSDGTMLVVDKTRGRIDRFRTTPFADKVHEAVKLYVEGKYEEASVPWHEVLRMNSNYDLAYKSIGKALYRAERYEEAMTYFKAAKDRAGFSEAYLEYRKIFLRKHFDVIFGGIALLYALFKAYRYRRSRRRRAGGAAAGGGWKRGGANL, encoded by the coding sequence ATGAGACGGTACTTGCGCGCCGCGATCGTCGTGCTCCTCGGCTGTGCCATGCTTCCTATATCGGCATCGGCCGACAGTCCTTACGAAGGGTATATCTACGACAGCCTGCGGAATACGCCGCAGTCCATCAATGGGTACTTGTATCAAGACTCGATCGACGGCTACGATCTCGAGACCGGGCCGTTCGTCGAGCCGTCCGATATTTTCGTGGCGGAGGACGATACGTTTTACATCGCGGATACCGGGAACAACCGGATCGTCCGCATGGACGGCGATCGGAACGTCATTTCCGTCGTCGCGCCGGAGGAGGGCGAAGGGAAGCTGTCCTCGCCGAAGGGCGTCTACGTCACTGAAGAAGGGGAATTGTACGTCGCGGATACCGGAAATCAACGGATCGCGCGTTTCGATTCGTACGGCCGCTACGTCGGCCAATATTCGAAGCCGGATTCGCCGCTTCTTGAAACCGGATTCACGTTCTCGCCGTCGAAGGTCGTCTTCGACAAGCGGGGGTATTTGTTCGCCGTCAGCGAAGGCGCCCATCAAGGCTTGGTGCAGCTGCGGCCGGACGGAAGCTTCGCCGGATTTTTCGGCGCGAATCACGTCGAGTTCAGCTGGACCCGGCTGCTGGTGCGTTACATCGCGACGAAGGAGCAGCGGGATCAGCTCGCCAGCGTCCGCCCTCCCGAATTTTCCAACCTGTTTTTAGACCGGGAAGGGTTTATTTACACGACGACGTTCGGCATTCGAGCGAATCAAATCAAGCGGCTGAGCGCCGTCGGCGTCGATATTTTAAATCTGAACGAGTCGAGACGGTACGGAGATTACCGGATGCCGGTAGAGCGATGGTCCTCGCTGTTCGAAGCGTTCGTCGACGTCTCCGTCGACGCGAACGGCGTCATTACGGCGATCGATCAGACGACGGGCAAGGCGTTCCAATACGATCAACTGGGCAATCTGTTGTTCGTCTTCGGCGGGCTGGGCAATCAGAACGGACTGTTCATGACGCCGTCGGCGATCGATTCCATGTCGGACGGTACGATGCTTGTCGTCGACAAGACGCGCGGGCGCATCGATCGGTTCCGCACGACGCCGTTCGCCGACAAAGTACACGAAGCCGTTAAGCTGTACGTCGAGGGGAAATACGAAGAGGCCTCCGTCCCCTGGCATGAGGTGCTGCGCATGAACAGCAATTACGACTTGGCTTATAAGTCGATCGGCAAGGCGTTATACCGTGCGGAACGGTACGAAGAGGCGATGACGTACTTCAAAGCCGCGAAGGACCGGGCCGGGTTTTCGGAGGCGTATCTGGAATATCGCAAAATCTTCCTGCGCAAGCACTTCGACGTCATCTTCGGCGGGATCGCGCTCTTGTACGCGTTGTTCAAGGCGTACCGCTACAGGCGAAGCCGACGCCGACGGGCAGGCGGGGCTGCCGCGGGCGGAGGCTGGAAGAGGGGAGGGGCGAATCTGTGA
- a CDS encoding YIP1 family protein produces the protein MKPLRMARDVMLHPLEFFYDIQFVGRSKVVAAIALVLLTVAVRVLSLTITGFSYQTREPYQISVVLQAVWIIVPWLTWAVANWGVSTIVDGEGKFVDVLSGSAFAFIPYVVFMLPIAVLTNVLSLSESMIVSGLTAAVYLWVVMLVLMKVKVVHDFELGKVVWISLLTIAGMFVVWFIGLLVFGLVNQAFSFVIGLYKELSFRW, from the coding sequence GTGAAACCGTTACGGATGGCTCGGGACGTTATGCTGCATCCGCTGGAGTTTTTCTACGATATTCAATTCGTCGGCCGATCGAAGGTCGTCGCGGCGATCGCGCTCGTATTGCTGACCGTCGCGGTCCGCGTGCTGTCGTTGACGATTACCGGCTTCTCGTACCAAACGCGGGAGCCTTACCAAATCTCCGTCGTGCTTCAAGCCGTATGGATCATCGTTCCTTGGCTGACGTGGGCCGTCGCCAACTGGGGCGTCAGCACGATCGTCGACGGGGAAGGGAAATTCGTCGACGTGTTGTCCGGCAGCGCCTTCGCGTTCATCCCTTACGTCGTCTTCATGCTGCCGATCGCCGTCTTAACGAACGTACTTTCCTTAAGCGAAAGCATGATCGTCTCCGGCTTGACGGCGGCGGTCTATCTGTGGGTCGTCATGCTCGTCTTGATGAAGGTTAAGGTCGTACACGACTTCGAGTTGGGCAAGGTCGTATGGATTTCGCTGTTGACGATCGCCGGCATGTTCGTCGTCTGGTTTATCGGCCTTCTGGTGTTCGGGCTCGTAAACCAAGCGTTCTCCTTCGTCATCGGCTTATACAAGGAGCTGTCATTCAGATGGTAA
- a CDS encoding DUF5696 domain-containing protein → MRSMSRLKSGLRTHAWKIAGYAVTAALTIAFILVISEPPAEPAAPAAAAVEEPKPELNEFGAPDLSLENERFRLRFDGRYGGVTVTDKATGETWVSIPAIDETMPPNNQRFIRSPVHIRYTEGKGSAQTYPFKEQGALQAKLSDAGDAIVAAFDLPTLGMSFVMEYRLTDDGLEIVIPFDSIRDGVDKKLVSIEPLPFFEAAAGTERGAVVIPDGSGAIIPFKESHPPYFEIYSEFIYGGDHAFRKNVYQKVTDNERELLSYGPREMAALPIYGIYKEGDKAFLAVVQDGAEDAKINATPSGLRGIQLYRTSAEFIYRNDDVVFLGSSGEIPLTLSDMIPGDRSIRYVFLQGDAADYVGMASAYRKYLTTVQGVVPVEGQSPAYQLRLFGGVLQDEILGRTFISMTTFDEARRMLEGLIERGVRSIELTLEGWNDGGAFGNQPAHLPADRRLGGTADLKALADYAASQGIDLYLKTNYVKPFHKSRAMKESSDAIRGLNKELMKVYKPYVTTRQASYELYYLLKADRVSERYVEKEMPAFAELGATGVQLGLMGSMLYSDPGSKTPTYRKTTLDAWVRSMDAAREHAGKAAVDYGFGYALGHVDRIDDIPLDSSHFLFEERAIPFYQIAVHGMIPYTAKPSNLRDDPKAEFLRALEYGALPSFRFTHEDPAMLKRTMVDDLFSSRFSEWADLSVREYNEAAAVLEQVAGEPIVAHERLAEGVFRTTYGNGVQVIVNYNSKETSADGATVPALGYAVKGGAQ, encoded by the coding sequence ATGAGAAGCATGTCGAGGCTGAAGTCCGGTTTGCGGACGCATGCTTGGAAAATCGCGGGATACGCCGTTACGGCCGCTCTTACGATCGCTTTTATTCTGGTCATCAGCGAGCCCCCCGCCGAACCGGCCGCGCCGGCCGCCGCGGCCGTCGAGGAGCCGAAGCCGGAGCTGAACGAATTCGGCGCGCCTGACTTGTCGCTCGAGAACGAACGGTTCCGACTCCGCTTCGACGGTCGATACGGCGGCGTAACCGTAACGGATAAGGCGACGGGCGAGACGTGGGTCAGCATCCCGGCGATCGACGAGACGATGCCGCCGAACAACCAGCGGTTTATTCGTTCTCCCGTACATATCCGCTATACGGAAGGCAAGGGCAGCGCGCAGACGTACCCGTTCAAGGAGCAAGGGGCGCTGCAAGCGAAGCTGTCCGACGCCGGCGACGCGATCGTCGCCGCGTTCGACCTGCCGACGCTCGGGATGTCGTTCGTCATGGAATATCGACTGACGGACGACGGTCTGGAGATCGTCATCCCGTTCGATTCCATCCGCGACGGCGTCGACAAGAAATTGGTTTCGATCGAGCCCCTTCCGTTCTTCGAAGCGGCCGCGGGAACCGAACGCGGAGCCGTCGTCATACCGGACGGATCGGGCGCGATTATTCCGTTCAAGGAATCGCATCCGCCGTACTTCGAAATCTACAGCGAATTCATTTACGGCGGAGATCACGCGTTCCGAAAGAACGTATACCAGAAAGTTACGGACAACGAACGGGAGCTTCTCAGCTACGGCCCTCGGGAGATGGCGGCGCTCCCGATATACGGGATATATAAAGAAGGGGATAAGGCGTTCCTCGCCGTCGTTCAAGACGGAGCCGAGGACGCGAAGATCAACGCGACCCCGTCGGGGCTCCGCGGCATCCAGCTGTACCGAACGTCGGCGGAGTTTATTTACCGGAACGACGACGTCGTCTTTCTCGGCAGCTCCGGCGAGATTCCGTTGACGCTCAGCGACATGATTCCCGGCGATCGGTCGATTCGGTACGTATTTCTGCAAGGCGATGCCGCCGATTACGTCGGCATGGCGTCCGCCTACAGGAAGTATTTGACTACCGTGCAGGGCGTCGTCCCCGTCGAGGGACAGTCGCCGGCGTATCAGCTTCGGTTGTTCGGCGGCGTTCTGCAGGACGAAATCCTAGGGCGTACGTTCATCTCGATGACGACGTTCGACGAAGCCCGCCGGATGCTCGAAGGACTGATCGAACGCGGCGTCCGTTCGATCGAGCTGACGCTCGAGGGCTGGAACGACGGCGGCGCGTTCGGCAACCAACCGGCTCACCTGCCGGCGGACCGGCGGCTCGGCGGCACCGCGGATCTGAAGGCGTTGGCCGACTACGCCGCTTCGCAAGGGATCGACTTGTACCTCAAGACGAACTACGTGAAGCCGTTCCATAAGAGCAGAGCCATGAAGGAGTCGTCGGATGCGATCCGGGGCTTGAACAAGGAGCTGATGAAGGTTTACAAGCCGTACGTGACGACGCGGCAAGCTTCATACGAGCTGTATTACCTATTAAAGGCGGACCGCGTGTCGGAACGTTACGTCGAGAAGGAGATGCCGGCGTTCGCGGAGCTCGGCGCGACGGGCGTGCAGCTGGGATTGATGGGCAGCATGCTGTATTCGGACCCGGGCTCGAAGACGCCGACCTATCGGAAGACGACGCTCGACGCGTGGGTGAGGTCGATGGACGCCGCGCGGGAGCACGCCGGGAAGGCGGCGGTCGATTACGGCTTCGGCTACGCGCTGGGCCATGTGGATCGCATCGACGACATTCCGCTCGACTCGAGCCATTTCTTGTTCGAGGAACGTGCGATCCCGTTCTATCAAATCGCGGTTCACGGCATGATTCCGTATACGGCGAAGCCTTCCAATCTTCGAGACGACCCGAAGGCGGAGTTTCTACGGGCGCTCGAATACGGCGCGCTTCCGAGCTTTCGGTTCACGCACGAGGATCCGGCGATGCTGAAGCGGACGATGGTGGACGATCTGTTCAGCTCGCGCTTCTCGGAGTGGGCGGACTTGTCGGTGCGGGAATACAACGAGGCGGCCGCGGTGCTCGAACAGGTGGCCGGCGAGCCGATCGTCGCGCATGAGCGGCTGGCGGAAGGCGTGTTCCGGACGACGTACGGGAACGGCGTACAGGTTATCGTCAACTACAATTCGAAGGAGACGTCGGCGGACGGCGCGACCGTGCCGGCCCTCGGGTATGCGGTGAAGGGGGGAGCTCAATGA
- a CDS encoding carbohydrate ABC transporter permease, producing the protein MRRFGKMSMRTRHILEGYSFISLWVVGFLMFLAVPFGQSLYYSFNKMTLTNQGLVASFNGLAYYREAFTLDVEFVPKLMSTVTTMVVHVPLIIVFAMFSALLLNRPFRGRMLFRSIFFLPVIIASGMVLQKLLEQGAATLPIFVQYDLARILSQYVPGEVLLPLLRMADSLTLVMWDSGVQILIFLAGLQSISPSLYEAAKCDGATPWESFWKVTFPMITPMILVNILFSIVNSFTKVNNSVMQYIHTVAFKENDYGYGAALGWIYFAIIFAIILLVMLMFRRMDNPYTREGR; encoded by the coding sequence ATGAGAAGATTCGGGAAAATGTCGATGCGCACCCGCCACATCTTGGAAGGGTACTCGTTCATCTCCCTATGGGTCGTCGGCTTCCTGATGTTTCTAGCGGTTCCGTTCGGGCAATCGCTATATTACTCCTTCAACAAGATGACGTTGACGAATCAAGGACTCGTCGCTTCGTTCAACGGCCTTGCGTATTACCGGGAAGCGTTCACGCTGGACGTCGAGTTCGTGCCGAAGCTGATGTCGACGGTGACGACGATGGTCGTTCACGTGCCGCTCATCATCGTGTTCGCCATGTTCAGCGCCTTGCTGCTCAATCGTCCGTTCCGCGGACGCATGCTGTTCCGGTCGATCTTCTTCCTGCCGGTCATCATCGCCTCGGGCATGGTGCTCCAGAAGCTGCTGGAGCAAGGAGCCGCGACGCTGCCGATCTTCGTTCAATACGATCTGGCGCGAATCTTAAGCCAGTATGTTCCGGGCGAAGTGCTGCTGCCGCTCCTCCGAATGGCCGATTCGTTGACGCTCGTCATGTGGGACTCGGGCGTACAGATTCTTATTTTCCTGGCGGGCTTGCAGTCGATCTCGCCGTCGCTTTACGAAGCGGCCAAGTGCGACGGCGCGACGCCGTGGGAGAGCTTCTGGAAGGTGACGTTCCCGATGATTACGCCGATGATCCTGGTCAACATTTTGTTCAGCATCGTCAATTCGTTCACGAAGGTGAACAATTCCGTCATGCAATACATTCATACCGTCGCGTTCAAGGAGAACGATTACGGTTACGGCGCGGCGCTGGGGTGGATTTACTTCGCGATCATCTTCGCGATCATCCTGCTCGTCATGCTGATGTTTCGCAGAATGGATAATCCGTATACCCGGGAAGGCAGGTGA
- a CDS encoding carbohydrate ABC transporter permease — protein MRSEHSAERTAAADPLARLEAKTSAYLRSRAARRSKEVLGLTLHYTVLLSLSFVFIYPILYIVSQSFMQVEDITDATVQWIPKALSFEHYRFAFNKMDYWHSFGNSAVSTLLSAAAQIFSCAVVGYGFARYRFPGHSLLLALVLFAFLVPPQTIVIPLFIFFGELHWLNTSMPIIVPGLFAQGLRGALFVLIFMQFFRGLPHQLEEAARIDGAGAYRTYFQIMLPLSGPALLVVFLFSTVWHWNDVFEPNLYYMVQEFYNLPQQLAILDTEGVFRVQQAKMMTGGRTLGSVPTNFNRNMAGALITILPLILLYGFAQRYFIESVERTGIAGD, from the coding sequence GTGCGATCGGAACATTCCGCGGAACGGACGGCCGCGGCGGATCCGCTGGCCCGTCTGGAAGCGAAAACCTCGGCGTACCTTCGTTCGAGGGCGGCGCGGCGCTCTAAAGAAGTGCTCGGCTTGACGCTGCACTATACGGTGCTGCTGAGCTTGTCCTTCGTCTTTATTTATCCGATTTTGTACATCGTCAGCCAATCGTTCATGCAGGTCGAGGACATTACCGACGCGACCGTGCAATGGATTCCGAAGGCGCTCTCCTTCGAGCATTACCGGTTCGCCTTCAACAAGATGGATTATTGGCACAGCTTCGGCAACAGCGCCGTCTCGACGCTTCTATCCGCCGCCGCGCAAATTTTCAGCTGCGCCGTCGTCGGGTACGGCTTCGCCCGTTATCGGTTTCCCGGTCACTCGCTCTTGCTCGCGCTCGTTCTGTTCGCGTTCCTCGTTCCGCCGCAGACGATCGTCATTCCGTTGTTCATCTTCTTCGGAGAGCTTCACTGGCTCAATACGTCGATGCCGATCATCGTGCCGGGGTTGTTCGCGCAGGGGCTGCGGGGCGCTCTGTTCGTCCTGATCTTCATGCAGTTTTTCCGCGGATTGCCGCACCAGCTGGAGGAGGCGGCGCGCATCGACGGCGCCGGCGCGTACCGCACGTACTTCCAAATCATGCTGCCATTGTCCGGACCGGCGCTGCTCGTCGTCTTCCTGTTCTCCACCGTATGGCATTGGAACGACGTCTTCGAACCGAACCTGTATTACATGGTTCAGGAATTCTATAACTTGCCGCAGCAGCTGGCGATCTTGGATACGGAAGGCGTGTTCCGCGTTCAGCAAGCGAAGATGATGACGGGAGGCCGCACGCTCGGATCGGTGCCGACCAATTTCAACCGGAATATGGCGGGGGCGCTCATCACGATTTTGCCGCTCATTCTGCTTTACGGATTCGCCCAACGCTATTTCATAGAAAGCGTAGAACGGACCGGCATCGCGGGAGATTGA
- a CDS encoding ABC transporter substrate-binding protein: MKKRASISLILILVLTMALAACSGGSGLGTGTPEPADPKAEAPSNDNKGQTDAPPAQEVVTADPNNFVPALATDTQGEVTVWAAWPLESWIGMFNSQYPNVKVNLVVMDEIEGKLKTALAAGSGAPDIAFLDGGLMGNYNTVDGFEDLLLPPYNAGIYEDFFPPSVWQRFKSLDGQKLISIATDTAPAVTFYRVDILEENGFPTDPAELGEYIANADNFINMAKTLQAQGKYLIQWDTEPLSIYTFGIGFFNRKLEWQRNTPQFADGLDLSKRFKQEKLASNIDFWSDEGTQALASGKTAMTFLGNWGVDEIRNKAPDTEGKWRATHLPFGAYGGWGGASLGITTQSKNKPLAWEFIRLILLNNVFANKENIQYGGTPAFLPAYDLLESVETPNVFLGGQKTGKMYMEMIQKIPESISTPLDVKAQEIWDKGIQEALEKNIDSKTALQNIQDEVERVLGPDIAALKQQLGIQ; the protein is encoded by the coding sequence ATGAAAAAACGAGCATCGATTTCACTGATTTTGATTCTTGTTCTGACGATGGCGCTGGCGGCTTGCTCCGGAGGAAGCGGACTCGGAACCGGTACGCCGGAGCCGGCCGATCCGAAAGCGGAAGCCCCGTCGAACGACAACAAAGGCCAAACGGACGCTCCGCCGGCGCAAGAGGTCGTTACGGCGGATCCGAACAACTTCGTCCCGGCGCTCGCGACGGATACGCAGGGGGAGGTCACGGTATGGGCCGCCTGGCCGTTGGAATCCTGGATCGGCATGTTCAATTCCCAATACCCCAACGTCAAGGTGAATCTCGTCGTGATGGACGAAATCGAGGGGAAGCTGAAGACGGCGTTGGCCGCGGGTTCCGGCGCGCCGGACATCGCGTTCCTCGACGGCGGGTTGATGGGCAACTACAACACGGTCGACGGATTCGAGGATTTATTGCTTCCGCCGTATAACGCGGGGATATACGAGGATTTCTTCCCGCCGTCCGTATGGCAGCGCTTCAAGTCGCTCGACGGACAGAAGCTGATCAGCATCGCCACCGACACCGCGCCGGCCGTTACGTTTTATCGCGTCGACATCCTGGAAGAGAACGGCTTCCCGACCGATCCTGCGGAGCTCGGGGAATACATCGCGAACGCCGACAACTTCATCAATATGGCGAAGACGCTCCAAGCGCAGGGCAAGTATTTGATCCAGTGGGATACGGAGCCGCTGAGCATCTATACGTTCGGCATCGGATTTTTTAACCGCAAGCTCGAGTGGCAGCGCAACACGCCGCAATTCGCCGACGGCTTGGATTTGTCGAAACGGTTCAAGCAAGAGAAGCTCGCCTCGAACATCGACTTCTGGTCGGACGAAGGGACGCAGGCGCTCGCTTCGGGCAAGACGGCCATGACGTTCCTCGGCAACTGGGGCGTCGACGAAATTCGCAACAAAGCGCCGGATACGGAAGGCAAATGGCGCGCGACGCATCTGCCGTTCGGCGCGTACGGCGGCTGGGGCGGCGCTTCGCTCGGCATCACGACGCAAAGCAAGAATAAACCGCTCGCGTGGGAGTTTATCCGGTTGATTCTCCTCAACAACGTCTTCGCGAACAAGGAAAACATCCAGTACGGCGGGACGCCCGCGTTCTTGCCCGCGTACGACCTGCTGGAGTCGGTGGAGACGCCGAACGTCTTCCTCGGCGGCCAGAAGACAGGGAAGATGTATATGGAGATGATTCAGAAAATTCCGGAATCGATCAGCACGCCGCTCGACGTCAAGGCCCAGGAAATCTGGGATAAGGGCATTCAAGAGGCGCTCGAGAAAAACATCGATTCCAAGACGGCGCTGCAAAACATTCAAGACGAGGTGGAGCGCGTCTTGGGTCCGGACATCGCGGCGCTGAAGCAGCAGCTCGGTATTCAGTAA
- a CDS encoding Gfo/Idh/MocA family protein, translating into MIRWGILGCAAIAEQHIVRAIRSSPSGEAVAVASRRADTAKAFADRHGIPRHYGSYEALLADPDVDAVYVPLPNHLHCEWTVRAALAGKHVLCEKPFAMDAEEAVRMAEAAKTANVRLAEAFMYRHHPRYARAKQWIASGAIGDVRAVSASFAFDLSSRSDDIRFRPEHGGGSVYDNGCYAISGARLLLGSEPEAVTAHAWTSERHGGVDMMNAALLEFPGGIGATLLFGMWCDGRNEILVLGSEGSIAIPNAFYYEPPEETRLILRSGGETVEETFSATDHYALQVESFARSVEEGVDPAFPPEDAVANMRVVEATLRSARSRTRVVIG; encoded by the coding sequence ATGATCCGATGGGGCATCTTGGGCTGCGCGGCCATCGCCGAGCAGCATATCGTTCGAGCGATTCGGAGCTCGCCGAGCGGGGAGGCCGTCGCGGTCGCCAGCCGAAGAGCGGATACGGCCAAGGCGTTCGCCGACCGGCACGGCATTCCGCGGCACTACGGCAGTTACGAGGCGCTGCTCGCCGATCCGGACGTGGATGCGGTTTACGTTCCGCTGCCGAATCATCTGCATTGCGAGTGGACCGTGCGCGCGGCTCTCGCAGGGAAGCATGTGCTGTGCGAGAAGCCGTTCGCGATGGACGCCGAGGAAGCGGTCCGCATGGCGGAAGCGGCCAAGACCGCGAACGTGCGGCTGGCGGAAGCGTTCATGTACCGACACCACCCGAGGTACGCCCGCGCGAAGCAGTGGATCGCTTCGGGCGCGATCGGCGACGTGCGTGCCGTCTCGGCGTCGTTCGCGTTCGATCTGTCGAGTCGATCCGACGATATTCGCTTTCGTCCCGAACACGGCGGCGGCTCGGTGTACGACAACGGCTGTTACGCGATCAGCGGGGCGAGGCTGCTGCTCGGCTCGGAGCCGGAAGCCGTGACGGCCCATGCGTGGACGTCCGAACGCCATGGCGGCGTCGATATGATGAACGCGGCGCTGCTGGAGTTCCCCGGCGGGATCGGCGCGACGCTGCTGTTCGGCATGTGGTGCGACGGCCGGAACGAAATTCTGGTGTTGGGGAGCGAAGGCAGCATCGCGATTCCGAACGCGTTTTACTACGAGCCCCCGGAGGAAACCCGGCTGATCCTGCGGAGCGGGGGAGAAACCGTCGAGGAGACGTTCTCCGCGACGGATCATTACGCGCTGCAGGTCGAGTCTTTCGCGAGAAGCGTGGAAGAGGGCGTCGATCCCGCGTTCCCGCCGGAGGACGCGGTCGCGAACATGCGCGTCGTCGAGGCGACGCTGCGCTCGGCCCGTTCGCGGACCCGCGTCGTCATCGGGTAG
- a CDS encoding phytanoyl-CoA dioxygenase family protein, whose amino-acid sequence MTAAVLNDAQIEHFIDKGWVKLERAYAEADALAAQTYVWSQVERRGVLRSDRSTWTKPMVRMNENYDTPEFRACQTDRLLGAIEDLIGPGQWLFRERPIRWGWWPVNFSQGAERAWDVPTEAWHIDGIHHPQFLDSPEQGLLLLCIFSEIGPRGGGTLVVEGSHNIVARILKERPEGLAVKEVNEAAKRHPYLAELTGSRPIPDGLSRIERFMERETVDDDGFRLRVVETTGRPGDVIIGHPFLFHAASPNHTGAPRFMCNNQAPLRDRIRLDRPPGESHTPLERSIRKAVY is encoded by the coding sequence ATGACTGCCGCTGTGTTAAACGATGCGCAAATCGAGCATTTCATCGACAAGGGTTGGGTAAAGCTGGAGCGGGCGTACGCGGAAGCGGACGCGTTGGCCGCCCAGACGTACGTGTGGAGTCAAGTGGAGCGGCGAGGCGTGCTGCGAAGCGACCGTTCGACTTGGACGAAGCCGATGGTCCGGATGAACGAAAATTACGACACGCCGGAGTTTCGGGCTTGCCAAACCGACCGATTGCTGGGCGCGATCGAGGACTTGATCGGACCCGGGCAGTGGTTGTTTCGCGAACGGCCCATTCGTTGGGGGTGGTGGCCGGTAAATTTCAGCCAAGGCGCCGAGCGGGCGTGGGACGTCCCGACCGAAGCTTGGCATATCGACGGCATCCATCACCCCCAATTTCTCGATAGTCCGGAACAAGGGCTGCTTCTGCTGTGCATCTTCTCCGAAATCGGTCCGCGCGGCGGCGGCACGCTCGTCGTCGAAGGGTCGCACAACATCGTGGCTCGCATTCTGAAGGAGCGCCCGGAAGGGCTTGCGGTGAAGGAAGTGAACGAAGCGGCCAAGCGGCATCCGTATTTGGCCGAGTTGACCGGCAGTCGGCCGATCCCGGACGGCCTCTCCCGCATCGAGCGATTCATGGAGCGCGAGACCGTCGACGACGACGGCTTCCGGCTTCGCGTCGTAGAGACGACCGGGAGGCCCGGGGACGTCATCATCGGTCACCCGTTCTTGTTCCATGCGGCGTCGCCGAACCATACGGGCGCGCCGAGATTTATGTGCAACAACCAAGCGCCGCTGCGGGACCGCATCCGATTGGACCGGCCGCCCGGCGAGTCGCACACGCCGTTAGAACGGTCGATTCGCAAGGCCGTCTATTGA